Proteins from a single region of Fusobacterium gonidiaformans ATCC 25563:
- the mnmG gene encoding tRNA uridine-5-carboxymethylaminomethyl(34) synthesis enzyme MnmG: MVQEFDVIVVGAGHAGAEAALAAARLGKKTAIFTISLDNIGVMSCNPSLGGPAKSHLVREIDALGGEMGRNIDKTYIQIRVLNTKKGPAVRSLRAQADKIRYAKEMKRTIETCENLSAIQGMVSELLVEDGKAVGIKIREGVEYRAKRIILATGTFLRGLIHIGESHFSGGRMGELSSEDLPLSLLKHGLDLQRFKTGTPSRIDARTIDFSVLEEQPGETAKILKFSNRTSDKELKDRRQISCYIAHTNEEVHTEIKNNRERSPLFNGTIQGLGPRYCPSIEDKVYRYADKPQHHLFLEREGYDTNEIYLGGLSSSLPVDVQENMIHKIHGFEQARIMRYGYAIEYDYIPPSEIQYSLESRTIPNLFLAGQINGTSGYEEAGAQGLMAGINAVRSIDGKDPIILDRADSYIGTLIDDLVLKGTNEPYRMFTARSEYRLVLREDNADLRLSKIGYEVGLVSEEEYQKVEAKRENVRKIIEALQQNFVGPGNPRVNERLSEKGEQILKDGASLFEVLRRPEITYEDVEYMTEGTKTFDFTSYDEDTKYQVEVQTKYSGYIERSFKMIEKHKSMEEKRIPQDIDYDSLQNIPKEAKEKLKKIRPNNIGQASRISGVSPADIQVLLIYLKMRGN; encoded by the coding sequence TTGGTACAAGAATTTGATGTGATAGTAGTTGGAGCAGGGCATGCAGGAGCTGAGGCAGCCTTAGCAGCAGCGAGACTCGGAAAAAAAACAGCTATCTTCACAATATCATTAGATAATATAGGAGTGATGTCCTGCAATCCTTCTTTGGGAGGACCGGCAAAATCACATTTAGTCAGAGAAATTGATGCACTTGGTGGAGAAATGGGGAGAAATATTGATAAGACCTATATTCAAATCCGTGTGTTAAATACTAAAAAAGGACCGGCAGTTCGTTCCTTACGAGCTCAAGCAGATAAGATTCGTTATGCAAAAGAAATGAAACGAACAATAGAAACTTGTGAAAATTTAAGTGCTATCCAAGGGATGGTAAGTGAATTATTGGTAGAAGATGGAAAGGCTGTCGGAATTAAAATTCGAGAGGGAGTAGAGTATAGGGCAAAACGAATCATTTTGGCAACCGGAACTTTTTTACGAGGATTGATTCATATTGGAGAAAGTCATTTTTCCGGAGGAAGAATGGGAGAATTATCTTCCGAAGATTTGCCATTATCTTTACTAAAACATGGTTTGGATTTACAACGATTCAAAACAGGAACACCGTCTAGAATTGATGCGAGAACAATTGATTTTTCTGTTTTAGAAGAGCAACCTGGAGAAACAGCAAAAATTTTAAAATTTTCAAATCGAACGAGCGATAAAGAGTTGAAAGACAGAAGACAAATTTCTTGTTATATTGCTCATACCAATGAAGAAGTTCATACAGAAATTAAAAATAATCGAGAACGATCTCCTTTATTCAACGGAACCATTCAAGGATTAGGACCAAGATATTGTCCTTCCATTGAAGATAAAGTATATCGTTATGCAGATAAACCGCAGCATCATTTGTTTTTAGAAAGAGAAGGCTATGATACGAATGAGATTTATTTAGGAGGACTTTCTTCTTCTCTTCCTGTCGATGTACAGGAAAATATGATACATAAAATTCATGGCTTTGAACAAGCTCGGATTATGAGATATGGTTATGCTATTGAATATGATTATATTCCACCTTCAGAAATTCAATATAGTTTGGAGTCAAGAACGATACCTAATTTATTCTTAGCAGGGCAAATCAATGGAACTTCCGGCTATGAAGAAGCAGGAGCTCAAGGACTGATGGCAGGAATCAATGCTGTACGAAGTATTGATGGAAAGGATCCCATTATTCTAGATAGGGCAGATTCTTATATTGGAACTTTAATTGATGATTTAGTTTTAAAAGGAACGAATGAACCTTATCGAATGTTTACAGCTCGTAGTGAGTACCGTTTGGTATTAAGAGAAGACAATGCAGACTTGCGTCTTTCTAAAATTGGATACGAAGTGGGATTGGTGTCTGAGGAAGAGTATCAAAAAGTAGAAGCAAAGAGAGAAAATGTAAGAAAAATTATCGAAGCTTTGCAACAAAACTTTGTAGGACCGGGAAATCCGAGAGTCAATGAGAGATTGTCGGAAAAAGGAGAACAAATTTTAAAAGATGGTGCAAGTTTGTTTGAAGTTTTAAGGCGTCCGGAAATTACTTATGAAGATGTTGAATACATGACAGAGGGAACAAAAACTTTTGATTTTACTTCCTATGATGAAGATACGAAATATCAAGTGGAAGTACAAACAAAATATTCCGGATATATTGAACGTTCTTTTAAAATGATAGAAAAGCATAAAAGTATGGAAGAAAAAAGAATTCCACAAGACATTGATTATGATAGTTTACAAAATATTCCGAAGGAAGCGAAGGAGAAGTTAAAGAAAATTAGACCGAATAATATTGGACAGGCTTCCAGAATTTCCGGAGTATCTCCTGCCGATATTCAAGTATTGTTAATTTATTTAAAAATGAGAGGGAATTAA
- a CDS encoding potassium channel family protein, with protein MKQYLVIGLGRFGRSVAKTLYESNQEVMAVDVSEDLVQDMINDYKVENAMVLDGTDLTSLQEIGAQNFDTAFVCMRNLESSILTTLNLRELGISKIIAKAGSREHGKVLEKIGASKIVYPEEYMGRRIAQLVMEPNMIEHLRFSSDFLLAEIKAPNLFWNKTLIQLNVRNKYNANIVGIRKANDVFYPNPAAETLIEKGDILVVITDSKTARTLESLGE; from the coding sequence ATGAAACAATATTTAGTGATCGGCTTAGGGCGTTTTGGAAGAAGCGTTGCTAAAACTTTATACGAGTCCAATCAGGAGGTCATGGCAGTAGATGTATCCGAAGATTTGGTACAAGATATGATCAATGATTATAAAGTAGAAAATGCCATGGTGCTAGATGGAACGGATTTAACAAGTTTACAAGAAATTGGAGCTCAAAATTTTGATACCGCTTTTGTTTGTATGAGAAATTTAGAATCCAGTATTCTGACAACTTTAAATTTACGAGAGTTAGGAATTTCTAAAATAATTGCGAAAGCCGGAAGTAGAGAACATGGAAAAGTTTTAGAAAAAATAGGGGCTAGTAAAATTGTTTATCCGGAAGAATACATGGGAAGAAGAATTGCTCAGTTGGTTATGGAACCAAACATGATAGAACATTTACGTTTTTCTTCCGATTTTTTATTGGCAGAAATTAAAGCACCGAATTTATTTTGGAACAAAACTTTGATACAATTGAATGTGAGAAATAAATACAATGCAAATATTGTGGGGATTCGAAAGGCGAATGATGTATTTTATCCAAATCCTGCTGCAGAAACATTGATTGAAAAAGGAGATATTTTAGTTGTGATTACGGATTCGAAAACAGCTAGAACCTTAGAAAGTTTAGGGGAATAG
- a CDS encoding TrkH family potassium uptake protein codes for MKRDKKQMSPSRKLILGFLLVIIVGVFLLMLPFSLKEGKSLSPLEALFTVVSAVCVTGLSVVDVAEVFSPVGDAILIAFIQIGGLGVMTFSSIVFLLAGQKMTLYTRILLKEERNANSVGEILNFVRLMLLTVFIIESIGAVILMHEFRKIMPYEQAVYYGIFHSISAFCNAGFSLFSNNLENFRGNPVISLTISYLIILGGMGFAIINSFIMMIRKGVSRFTLTSKLAIQISMILTFGGAILFFLLEFSNSATLFPLPWSEKIIASIFQSVTLRTAGFNTIPLANLRSATVFMACIWMLIGASPGSTGGGIKTTTLGVILFYVIGIIRGKEHVEIFNRRLDWDVMNKALALLVVSLSYIALVILLLLVIEPFSMEKIVFEVVSAFGTVGLTMGITPYLTVTSKLLIIVTMFIGRLGPMTIALALGEKKKKARVQYPKEDILIG; via the coding sequence ATGAAAAGAGACAAGAAACAGATGTCTCCTTCTCGAAAATTGATTTTAGGATTTTTGTTAGTGATTATTGTCGGAGTTTTTTTGTTGATGTTACCTTTTTCTTTAAAAGAAGGAAAGAGCTTGAGTCCTTTAGAGGCATTATTTACTGTGGTATCGGCGGTTTGTGTAACAGGGCTTTCCGTAGTTGATGTGGCAGAGGTCTTTTCTCCCGTAGGAGATGCTATTTTAATTGCTTTTATTCAAATAGGAGGATTAGGAGTGATGACTTTTTCTTCTATCGTCTTTTTGTTAGCAGGACAAAAAATGACTTTATACACTAGAATCCTTTTAAAAGAGGAAAGAAATGCAAATAGTGTTGGAGAAATTTTAAACTTTGTTCGATTGATGTTATTGACAGTGTTTATTATTGAAAGTATTGGAGCTGTTATTTTGATGCATGAATTTCGAAAGATTATGCCTTACGAACAAGCTGTTTATTATGGAATTTTTCACTCTATTTCTGCTTTTTGTAATGCAGGTTTTTCTTTGTTTTCAAATAACTTAGAAAATTTTCGAGGGAATCCGGTCATTAGTTTAACCATTTCTTATTTGATTATTTTAGGAGGAATGGGTTTTGCTATCATCAATTCTTTTATTATGATGATACGGAAAGGAGTGAGTCGTTTTACTCTAACTTCAAAATTGGCAATTCAAATTTCGATGATACTTACTTTTGGAGGGGCAATTCTATTCTTTTTGCTAGAATTTTCAAATTCTGCGACATTATTTCCTCTTCCTTGGTCAGAAAAAATTATTGCTTCTATTTTCCAGAGTGTTACTTTACGAACAGCAGGATTTAATACGATTCCTCTAGCAAATTTAAGAAGTGCAACTGTTTTTATGGCCTGTATTTGGATGCTTATCGGAGCTTCTCCAGGTTCTACCGGAGGAGGAATTAAAACAACGACTTTGGGAGTTATTTTATTCTATGTGATAGGGATTATTCGAGGAAAAGAGCATGTAGAAATTTTCAATCGTAGACTGGATTGGGATGTTATGAATAAAGCTTTGGCACTTTTAGTCGTTTCTTTAAGTTATATTGCTCTTGTCATTTTGCTGCTATTGGTGATAGAACCATTTTCTATGGAGAAAATCGTATTTGAGGTCGTTTCTGCTTTTGGAACCGTGGGACTTACGATGGGAATTACTCCTTATTTGACAGTAACATCAAAGTTACTTATTATTGTGACAATGTTCATTGGAAGATTGGGACCTATGACCATTGCTTTGGCTTTAGGAGAGAAAAAGAAAAAAGCAAGAGTACAGTATCCAAAAGAAGATATTTTAATCGGATAG
- the pepT gene encoding peptidase T → MREELVNRFLKYVKIYTTSDEASETCPSTERQWDLAKILVEDLKEIGLEDICLDKNGYVMATLPANIEGAPSIGWIAHMDTAPNYNGNHVNPRIIENYDGKDIILDEEKEIISSVVDFPELKNYIGKTLIVTDGSSLLGADDKAGVTEILEAVKYLKAHPEIPHGKVRVGFTPDEEIGRGADLFDIKAFDCDFAYTVDGGEIGELEYENFNAASVHVEITGRDIHPGAAKDKMINSMLLAMEVQSMLPVEQRPEYTTGYEGFFLLDSLQGSVEKTTMDYIIRDHSFEKFTKKKEFIQEVIDFLGKKYPKAKLECHVKDSYFNMREKIEPVMYIIDLAKKSMEELGIIPKVSPIRGGTDGSRLSYEGLPCPNIFTGGHNFHGKHEYICVESMEKARDLIVRITENATKL, encoded by the coding sequence ATGAGAGAAGAATTAGTAAATCGTTTTTTGAAGTATGTAAAAATTTATACCACTTCTGATGAGGCATCAGAAACTTGTCCTAGTACAGAAAGACAATGGGACTTGGCGAAAATATTAGTAGAAGATTTAAAGGAAATTGGTTTGGAGGATATTTGTTTAGATAAAAATGGTTATGTTATGGCGACTTTACCTGCTAATATAGAAGGAGCACCAAGTATCGGATGGATTGCCCATATGGATACTGCACCGAATTATAATGGAAATCATGTCAATCCAAGAATTATAGAAAATTATGATGGGAAAGATATTATTTTGGATGAAGAAAAAGAAATTATATCCTCAGTAGTAGATTTTCCGGAATTAAAGAACTACATAGGAAAAACTTTAATTGTAACAGATGGTAGTTCTTTATTAGGGGCAGACGATAAGGCGGGAGTAACTGAAATTTTAGAGGCTGTAAAATATTTGAAAGCTCATCCTGAAATTCCTCACGGGAAAGTACGAGTTGGATTTACTCCGGATGAAGAAATTGGAAGAGGAGCAGATTTGTTTGATATCAAGGCTTTTGATTGCGATTTTGCTTACACCGTAGATGGGGGAGAAATCGGAGAGTTGGAATATGAAAATTTCAATGCTGCCTCTGTTCACGTTGAAATTACAGGAAGAGATATTCATCCCGGAGCAGCCAAAGATAAAATGATCAACTCTATGTTATTGGCAATGGAAGTACAATCTATGTTACCAGTGGAACAAAGGCCTGAATATACAACTGGATATGAAGGATTTTTCTTATTGGATTCTCTACAAGGAAGTGTAGAAAAAACAACTATGGATTATATTATTCGAGATCATTCTTTTGAAAAGTTTACAAAAAAGAAAGAGTTCATTCAAGAAGTTATAGATTTTTTAGGGAAAAAATATCCGAAAGCAAAATTAGAATGTCATGTGAAAGATTCTTATTTTAATATGAGAGAAAAAATTGAACCGGTGATGTATATTATTGATTTAGCAAAAAAATCGATGGAAGAATTGGGAATTATTCCAAAAGTTTCTCCAATTCGTGGAGGAACGGATGGAAGTCGTTTATCGTATGAGGGATTACCATGTCCAAATATTTTTACAGGAGGACATAATTTTCATGGAAAACACGAATATATTTGTGTAGAATCTATGGAAAAAGCACGAGATTTGATTGTTAGAATTACAGAAAATGCAACAAAATTATAG
- a CDS encoding MATE family efflux transporter, producing MSLSHSFLEQESIGRLLWKFSLPAVVGMVVNALYNVVDRIYIGHIERVGHLAITGVGVIFPIVLFSFAFALLVGLGSSANISLHLGKKEKDRAEQFLGNSFVLGSIFSLSFTILLFFIMKECIYLVGGSDVSYPYAKQYLEIVAIGFLPMTLSYILNAAIRSDGNPKMAMFTLLIGTFVNIILDPIFIFILDMGVRGAALATIISQTVSFLWTIYYFTSSKSVMKLKKKYIRFHFELSKKVIALGSSSFGVQVGVSIINYIMNVILREYGGDLSIGAMAIIQSVMSLLLMPIFGINQGVQPILGYNYGAKKYDRVKEALFKGIGAATFICVLGFLSIELFSQYWIILFTKETSLLELAEYGLRRQVIVFPIVGFQIVSSIYFQAVGKPKLSFFISMSRQILVLIPCLFLLSSIWGLDGVWYASPLSDFIATIVTFILIKRELKHLEYLKLEKEREEIVE from the coding sequence ATGAGTTTATCTCATAGTTTTTTAGAGCAGGAAAGTATTGGAAGATTATTGTGGAAGTTTTCTTTGCCGGCAGTTGTTGGAATGGTTGTGAATGCTTTGTACAATGTGGTGGATAGAATCTATATTGGTCACATTGAAAGAGTGGGACATTTAGCAATTACAGGAGTGGGAGTTATATTTCCGATTGTGTTATTTTCTTTTGCTTTTGCTCTTTTGGTTGGTTTAGGTTCTTCAGCAAATATTTCCTTGCATTTGGGAAAAAAAGAAAAGGATAGAGCTGAACAATTTTTGGGAAACTCTTTCGTTTTAGGAAGTATTTTTTCACTTTCTTTCACAATCCTTTTGTTTTTTATTATGAAAGAGTGTATCTATCTAGTAGGGGGAAGCGATGTAAGTTATCCTTATGCAAAACAATATTTAGAAATTGTAGCCATAGGCTTTCTTCCGATGACCTTAAGTTATATTTTGAATGCAGCGATTCGTTCTGACGGAAATCCTAAAATGGCAATGTTTACTCTCTTAATTGGAACTTTTGTTAATATTATTTTAGATCCTATCTTTATTTTTATATTAGATATGGGCGTACGAGGGGCAGCTTTGGCAACAATTATTTCCCAAACTGTTTCTTTTCTTTGGACTATTTACTACTTTACATCGTCTAAGAGTGTGATGAAGTTAAAAAAGAAATATATCCGATTTCATTTTGAGCTAAGTAAAAAAGTAATTGCTCTAGGCAGTTCTTCTTTTGGAGTGCAAGTAGGGGTTAGTATTATTAACTATATTATGAACGTGATTTTACGAGAGTATGGAGGAGACCTTTCCATTGGTGCTATGGCAATTATTCAATCCGTGATGTCTTTATTGCTGATGCCTATTTTTGGAATCAACCAAGGAGTACAACCTATTTTAGGTTATAACTATGGAGCAAAGAAATACGATAGAGTAAAAGAAGCTTTATTTAAAGGAATCGGAGCCGCTACTTTTATTTGTGTTCTTGGATTTTTATCCATAGAATTATTTTCTCAATATTGGATTATCTTATTTACAAAAGAAACTTCTTTATTAGAACTTGCAGAATATGGATTGAGAAGGCAGGTTATTGTTTTTCCTATTGTTGGATTTCAAATTGTTTCTTCTATTTATTTTCAAGCAGTCGGAAAACCAAAATTGAGTTTTTTCATCAGTATGTCTAGACAAATTTTAGTCTTGATACCTTGTTTATTTTTGTTATCATCTATTTGGGGATTGGACGGAGTATGGTATGCATCGCCTCTTTCCGATTTTATTGCGACTATCGTTACTTTTATTTTAATTAAGAGAGAATTAAAACATTTAGAATATTTGAAATTAGAGAAAGAAAGGGAGGAAATAGTAGAATGA
- a CDS encoding ClC family H(+)/Cl(-) exchange transporter, whose protein sequence is MSRKILNVEESLKHIQNSNGKLYFLCLMVGLITGVIVSFYRYALHIFNVLRETFVSPATLHNYPFLIKIWCLFLVVGFFIDFLYQKYPRTSGSGIPQVKGIILGTVHYKHWFAQLLAKFIGGLFGIGAGLSLGREGPSVQLGSYVATGIAKSFHCNRVDENYLITSGASAGLAGAFGAPLAGVMFSLEELHKFLTAKLIICIFVASIASDFIGRRFFGMDTSFSMLAHYPKDINPYLQFALYILFGVIIAFFGKLFTVTLVKTQNLFQGIKISRWMKVVFVMSTSFLLCLVLPEVTGGGHELVESLPHLQQGILFLFFVFVIKLLFTSISYATGFAGGIFLPMLVLGAILGKIFALTLLSVFPFTPEMIVHFMVLGMVGYFVSVVRAPITGAVLILEMTGSFDHLLALVTVSVVAFYVTALLKLAPVYDILYERMPKDDIEETHDVESMGKTLIVVPVAAESYLDGKKISEVEWGEEVLVVALRRSELEKIPKGDTVMQSGDNIVLLLPESIVAEVKEKLLQKGIE, encoded by the coding sequence ATGTCTAGGAAGATATTAAATGTGGAAGAAAGTTTGAAGCATATTCAGAACAGTAATGGAAAGTTATATTTTTTATGTTTGATGGTTGGCTTGATTACGGGAGTGATTGTTTCTTTTTACCGATATGCTTTACATATTTTTAATGTATTACGAGAAACTTTTGTATCTCCTGCTACTTTGCATAATTATCCCTTTTTGATAAAAATATGGTGTTTATTTTTAGTTGTGGGATTTTTTATTGATTTTTTATATCAAAAATATCCGAGAACATCCGGCTCCGGAATTCCTCAAGTCAAAGGAATTATTTTAGGGACAGTACATTATAAACATTGGTTCGCACAGTTGCTAGCAAAATTTATTGGAGGGCTTTTTGGAATTGGAGCAGGTTTATCTTTAGGAAGAGAAGGTCCTTCTGTACAACTTGGTTCGTATGTAGCAACAGGGATTGCGAAAAGCTTTCATTGTAATCGAGTAGATGAGAATTATTTGATTACAAGTGGAGCAAGTGCCGGATTAGCTGGGGCTTTTGGAGCACCTCTTGCTGGAGTTATGTTTAGTTTGGAGGAATTACATAAATTTTTGACTGCGAAATTGATTATTTGTATTTTTGTGGCAAGCATTGCTTCCGATTTTATTGGAAGACGTTTTTTTGGAATGGATACCTCTTTTTCGATGTTGGCACACTATCCAAAAGACATCAATCCGTATTTACAGTTTGCTCTTTATATTCTATTTGGAGTTATTATTGCTTTTTTCGGAAAGCTATTTACGGTTACTTTAGTAAAAACACAAAATCTTTTTCAAGGGATTAAAATTTCCAGATGGATGAAGGTTGTTTTTGTAATGAGTACTTCTTTCCTTTTGTGCTTGGTGCTTCCGGAAGTGACAGGTGGAGGGCATGAATTGGTAGAATCTTTACCGCATTTACAACAGGGAATTTTATTTTTATTTTTTGTTTTTGTTATTAAATTATTATTTACATCTATTTCCTATGCTACCGGTTTTGCCGGTGGAATTTTTCTTCCTATGTTAGTATTAGGAGCCATTTTAGGGAAAATTTTTGCTTTAACTTTATTAAGTGTGTTTCCATTTACTCCTGAAATGATAGTTCATTTTATGGTTTTAGGTATGGTTGGATATTTTGTATCTGTGGTAAGAGCACCGATTACGGGTGCTGTCTTAATATTGGAGATGACAGGAAGTTTTGATCACTTATTAGCTTTGGTTACTGTTTCTGTGGTAGCTTTTTATGTAACAGCTTTATTGAAATTAGCACCTGTTTACGATATTTTATATGAAAGAATGCCGAAAGATGACATAGAAGAAACTCATGATGTAGAAAGTATGGGAAAGACTCTAATTGTTGTTCCTGTTGCTGCGGAATCTTATTTGGATGGAAAGAAGATTTCGGAAGTAGAATGGGGAGAAGAAGTTTTGGTAGTCGCTTTAAGAAGAAGCGAACTTGAAAAAATTCCGAAAGGGGATACAGTAATGCAATCAGGAGATAACATTGTTCTTCTATTACCGGAATCCATTGTAGCAGAGGTAAAAGAAAAACTGCTACAAAAAGGAATTGAGTAA
- the dapF gene encoding diaminopimelate epimerase gives MKFWKMEAAGNDFVIFDGRNIKIEDIQDLAKKLCDRHFGVGADGILFCEESSQADIKMNYYNSDGSRGEMCGNGIRCLSRFIYENKIVDKLKMSIETDNGVKEVVLTVVENEHISQVKVEMGKAIWEKEFQKEILEIEGRSFDFYRVTVGVPHIAILVDEFMKDEELNYWGSLLEKHSSFPRKTNVNFIKVLNEKEVQIKTWERGAGRTLGCATGCSSCGVILQRLQKIKGEVHFYTEGGDVFVQTQDDFVTIYGKANLIFTGDMDV, from the coding sequence ATGAAGTTTTGGAAAATGGAAGCAGCAGGAAATGACTTTGTCATTTTTGATGGAAGAAATATAAAAATCGAAGATATACAAGACTTGGCAAAGAAACTTTGTGATAGACATTTTGGAGTAGGAGCCGATGGTATTCTTTTTTGTGAAGAGAGTTCTCAGGCGGATATTAAAATGAATTATTACAATTCAGATGGTAGTCGAGGAGAGATGTGCGGCAATGGAATTCGTTGTCTTTCTCGTTTTATCTATGAAAATAAAATTGTAGATAAGCTAAAAATGAGTATAGAAACAGATAATGGAGTGAAAGAGGTTGTACTCACAGTCGTAGAAAATGAGCATATTTCTCAGGTAAAAGTAGAAATGGGGAAAGCGATATGGGAAAAAGAGTTTCAAAAAGAGATTTTAGAAATAGAAGGAAGAAGTTTTGATTTTTACCGAGTTACCGTTGGAGTTCCTCATATTGCCATTTTAGTAGATGAGTTTATGAAAGATGAGGAGCTAAACTATTGGGGATCTCTTTTGGAGAAACATTCTAGCTTTCCAAGAAAAACAAACGTCAATTTTATTAAAGTATTAAATGAAAAAGAAGTGCAAATTAAAACTTGGGAAAGAGGAGCAGGAAGAACTTTGGGTTGTGCAACAGGTTGTTCCTCTTGTGGTGTGATTTTACAACGCTTACAAAAAATTAAAGGAGAAGTCCATTTTTATACTGAGGGTGGAGATGTTTTTGTTCAAACTCAAGACGATTTTGTAACAATTTATGGAAAAGCAAATTTGATTTTTACAGGTGATATGGATGTCTAG
- the nhaC gene encoding Na+/H+ antiporter NhaC gives MFDLVQHRKPSLVESLFIILIIFILLGFPMIAIPNMTPHIPVLVSIIFLILYGMFQKVSFKKMQESMIQSVSTSMGAIYLFFFIGILISVLMMSGAIPTLMYFGLDVISTKVFYLSTFCITAIIGISIGSSLTTVATLGVALMGLSNAFGLNPAITAGAIVSGAFFGDKMSPLSDTTGIAASIVGVDLFDHIKNMLYTTLPAFVISAIVFGAFSPWNQAGDISSVAAFKEDILSTGLVHSYALLPFLLLLIFSIFKVPAIITIIFSSILSLVIAEIHTSYSLQEIGTFLFSGFSKTGVSESIASLVSRGGINSMFFTITIIILALSLGGLLFGLGIIPTLLESIAHFLNSASRATICVVITALGVNFIVGEQYLSILLAGKTFKPVYDKLHLHSKNLSRTLEDAGTVINPLVPWGVCGVFITSMLGVPTLVYLPFAVFCYSSLILTVVFGFTGLTLTKGGNE, from the coding sequence ATGTTTGATTTAGTACAGCACAGAAAACCATCATTAGTTGAGTCATTGTTTATTATTCTTATTATTTTTATTTTATTAGGCTTTCCTATGATTGCTATTCCGAATATGACACCTCATATTCCGGTATTAGTGAGTATTATTTTCTTGATTCTTTATGGAATGTTTCAAAAAGTTTCTTTTAAGAAAATGCAAGAAAGCATGATACAGTCTGTCAGTACAAGTATGGGAGCTATTTATTTATTTTTCTTTATAGGAATTTTAATTTCTGTCTTAATGATGTCAGGAGCGATTCCTACTTTGATGTATTTTGGTTTAGATGTCATTTCTACGAAAGTATTTTATCTGTCTACTTTCTGTATTACAGCAATTATAGGGATTTCAATAGGAAGTAGTTTAACAACAGTTGCTACTTTGGGAGTAGCTTTGATGGGTCTATCGAATGCTTTTGGTTTGAATCCTGCAATTACAGCGGGAGCTATTGTCTCAGGAGCTTTCTTTGGGGATAAGATGTCACCTTTATCTGACACAACAGGGATAGCAGCTAGTATTGTAGGTGTAGATTTGTTTGACCATATTAAAAATATGCTTTATACAACTTTACCGGCTTTCGTTATTTCTGCTATTGTGTTTGGAGCTTTTTCTCCATGGAATCAAGCTGGGGATATTTCAAGTGTAGCAGCTTTTAAAGAGGATATTTTATCCACAGGTTTGGTACATTCCTATGCTTTGTTACCTTTCTTGTTATTACTTATTTTTTCTATTTTTAAGGTACCGGCAATTATTACTATTATTTTTAGTAGTATTTTAAGTTTGGTTATTGCAGAAATACATACAAGTTATAGTTTACAAGAAATAGGAACTTTCTTATTTTCTGGGTTCTCTAAGACAGGAGTTTCAGAAAGTATTGCTTCCTTAGTAAGTCGTGGAGGAATTAACAGTATGTTTTTCACGATTACAATTATTATTTTAGCTTTGAGTTTAGGAGGATTATTATTTGGTTTAGGGATTATTCCAACTTTATTGGAAAGTATTGCACATTTCTTAAATTCTGCTTCAAGAGCAACCATTTGTGTCGTGATTACCGCCTTAGGGGTTAACTTTATTGTAGGAGAACAATATTTAAGTATTTTATTGGCAGGAAAAACATTTAAACCTGTTTATGATAAGTTACATCTTCATTCGAAGAATTTATCAAGAACCTTGGAAGATGCAGGGACAGTAATTAATCCTTTAGTACCTTGGGGAGTTTGTGGAGTATTTATTACGAGTATGTTAGGGGTACCTACGTTGGTATATTTACCCTTTGCTGTATTTTGCTATTCCAGTTTAATCTTAACTGTTGTTTTTGGATTTACAGGACTAACTTTGACAAAGGGAGGGAATGAGTGA